One window of Saprospiraceae bacterium genomic DNA carries:
- a CDS encoding ribonuclease HII yields the protein MQSYYKNSLYEAGCDEAGRGPLAGPVYAAAVMLHPDRPIIGLNDSKKLNENQRASLRLEIEQYAMAWAVESIDVETIDRINILQASLAAMRNCISRLKTKPSLILVDGNKKIPYLSIEQYCIVKGDGLYESIAAASILAKCYRDEYMLKIHEVFPQYGWNENKGYPTEKHRQATLKYGISIYHRKSFKFKSPQATLFEE from the coding sequence TTGCAATCATATTATAAAAATAGTTTATATGAAGCTGGCTGCGATGAAGCCGGACGAGGTCCATTAGCCGGTCCGGTGTATGCAGCGGCCGTAATGCTGCACCCGGATCGGCCCATTATTGGTTTAAATGACAGTAAAAAATTAAATGAAAATCAACGCGCTAGCCTCCGTCTTGAAATCGAACAATATGCAATGGCCTGGGCTGTAGAAAGCATCGATGTGGAAACAATAGACCGAATTAATATTCTTCAGGCAAGTTTAGCTGCCATGAGAAATTGTATCAGCCGATTGAAAACCAAGCCTTCCCTCATTTTGGTAGATGGCAATAAAAAAATCCCCTACCTTTCAATTGAACAATATTGCATTGTAAAAGGAGACGGTTTGTATGAAAGCATTGCTGCAGCGTCCATTTTAGCAAAATGCTATCGGGATGAATATATGTTGAAAATCCATGAAGTGTTTCCACAATATGGCTGGAATGAAAACAAAGGATATCCTACAGAAAAGCACCGGCAAGCAACTTTAAAATATGGAATATCGATTTACCATCGGAAAAGTTTCAAATTCAAATCACCTCAAGCTACCTTGTTCGAAGAATGA
- a CDS encoding immune inhibitor A: MRFWLVPVFIFSFFIISIQSQTHWQSARILLQDKSIKDLIKTGIAFDHGHLHPGQSFDGDFTLEELAIIQKAGFKIEISPKKDLESRSGPTDCNPITLSQPEYPLPSNYQYGSMNGYLTLEEIYESLEIMNDLFPNLITVKKAIGSYRTKNGNPIYYVKISDNPNQDENEPEVLYTALHHAREPISMTQMMYFMWTLLENYGKKAEITQLINNRELFFIPCVNPDGYSYNSLTNPNGGGYWRKNRNPNADGIGTDLNRNYETGWGFNDDGSSPLGSSDVYRGVRPFSEAETGAMRDFCENRPFSIAMNYHSFGDLLIIPWGYLDKPTADSTHYLAMAQDMTRYNNFRIGTSKQTLDYEVNGVADDWMYGEQVFKHKTFAFTPEVGGSFWPERKDILPLNQSTQYMNFAAAWNAGECAKIQEQSAIAINRDTNYLNYNIQRTGILNAPIEIHLDADFAGVQFLDNDISINLKPGEIRQISIPYLVNGNPIKGDSIQFTAVLTTGFYTESSVVKKSYVAGSYFHERFNTDQNWFGNLNTRWNLTEESYFTPPNSLTDSPLKPMDPNSQKLIQNTNAIDLTTAKVAYLRFNAHWEMADDVDYAQVRVSEDANHFIPLCGRYTKSGSQFQDLGEPVYCGKQSNWVSEWIDLKDYIGKEIYLQFYISTGINDQNLDGYYVDEIEVFTDLTTRNLNDASEWHSQVFPIPAHDQIHVQWNNKETLSSDAKIELVSLAGKKQVIQYVLNKDLLEIKTNACVPGLYYLSIEQQNKKPEIYKVLIQ, translated from the coding sequence ATGCGTTTTTGGTTAGTCCCTGTATTCATATTCAGTTTTTTTATTATTTCAATACAAAGCCAGACACACTGGCAGTCTGCTCGTATTTTATTGCAGGATAAAAGTATCAAAGATTTAATAAAAACCGGTATCGCTTTTGATCACGGGCATCTGCACCCAGGTCAATCCTTTGATGGTGATTTTACCTTGGAGGAATTAGCTATCATCCAAAAAGCAGGCTTTAAAATTGAAATAAGCCCAAAAAAGGATCTGGAAAGCCGTTCGGGCCCTACAGATTGCAACCCGATAACATTAAGTCAACCCGAGTATCCTTTACCGAGCAATTACCAATACGGTTCGATGAATGGTTATTTGACCCTGGAAGAAATCTATGAGAGTTTGGAAATCATGAATGATTTGTTTCCAAACCTGATTACAGTTAAAAAAGCGATTGGTTCGTATCGAACAAAAAATGGTAATCCGATTTATTATGTCAAAATATCTGACAATCCGAATCAGGATGAAAATGAGCCAGAAGTATTATATACAGCCTTGCATCATGCCAGAGAACCCATAAGCATGACACAAATGATGTATTTTATGTGGACTTTACTTGAAAATTATGGCAAGAAGGCAGAAATAACCCAACTAATCAATAACCGGGAGCTCTTTTTTATACCCTGTGTAAATCCAGATGGCTACAGCTACAATAGCCTGACCAATCCAAATGGAGGAGGCTATTGGAGAAAAAACCGGAATCCAAATGCAGATGGTATAGGCACCGATTTAAACCGTAATTATGAAACCGGATGGGGATTTAATGATGACGGATCCAGTCCATTGGGTAGTTCAGATGTTTATCGTGGCGTGAGACCTTTTTCTGAAGCAGAAACAGGAGCCATGCGTGATTTTTGTGAAAACAGACCGTTCTCAATAGCTATGAATTACCATAGTTTTGGTGATTTGTTGATTATTCCATGGGGTTATCTTGATAAGCCTACAGCAGATTCTACCCATTATTTAGCAATGGCGCAGGATATGACCCGTTATAACAATTTCAGGATCGGTACTTCAAAACAAACACTGGATTATGAAGTGAATGGAGTTGCCGATGATTGGATGTATGGTGAACAAGTATTCAAACACAAGACCTTTGCATTTACTCCAGAAGTGGGTGGTAGTTTCTGGCCTGAGCGTAAAGACATTTTACCACTCAATCAATCTACCCAATATATGAATTTTGCAGCTGCCTGGAATGCTGGGGAGTGTGCAAAAATTCAAGAGCAATCTGCAATAGCCATCAATCGAGACACCAATTATCTTAATTACAATATCCAACGCACCGGTATTTTAAATGCACCCATTGAGATTCATCTCGATGCAGATTTTGCAGGAGTGCAATTTTTGGACAATGATATTTCCATAAACTTAAAACCTGGTGAAATACGCCAAATTTCGATTCCTTATCTGGTAAATGGAAATCCAATAAAGGGAGACAGCATTCAATTTACTGCTGTTTTGACTACAGGATTTTATACAGAGTCATCCGTGGTTAAAAAATCGTATGTTGCTGGAAGCTATTTTCATGAGCGGTTTAATACAGATCAGAATTGGTTTGGGAATTTGAATACACGGTGGAATCTTACAGAAGAAAGTTATTTCACACCACCAAACTCATTAACGGATTCACCATTAAAACCTATGGATCCCAATTCTCAAAAATTGATTCAAAATACCAATGCAATCGATTTAACAACGGCCAAAGTGGCTTATTTGAGATTTAATGCACACTGGGAAATGGCAGATGATGTGGATTATGCACAAGTGCGCGTTTCAGAAGATGCCAATCATTTTATCCCTTTGTGTGGTCGGTATACTAAATCAGGCAGTCAGTTTCAAGATCTGGGTGAACCGGTTTATTGTGGCAAACAAAGCAACTGGGTTTCTGAATGGATCGATTTGAAAGATTATATTGGAAAAGAAATTTATCTCCAATTTTATATTTCCACCGGTATAAATGATCAAAACCTGGATGGATATTATGTTGATGAAATCGAAGTATTCACAGATCTCACAACCCGTAACTTAAATGATGCCAGCGAATGGCATTCACAGGTTTTTCCAATACCGGCACATGATCAGATTCATGTTCAATGGAATAACAAAGAAACCTTAAGCAGTGATGCGAAAATCGAATTGGTTTCATTAGCAGGAAAAAAACAAGTTATCCAGTATGTGTTAAACAAAGACTTATTGGAAATCAAAACAAATGCCTGTGTTCCTGGTTTGTATTACCTAAGCATTGAACAACAAAACAAGAAACCTGAAATTTACAAGGTTCTAATTCAGTAA
- a CDS encoding aldehyde dehydrogenase family protein: MDLSFLQELQLREANPGSWCGSISYTPESYLISNSPVNGKQIGTVGISSASDYEAIMQQAQEAFLIWRSVPAPKRGELVKEIGDELAKHKTALGKLVSYEMGKSLQEGLGEVQEMIDICIFAAGLSRQLYGLTMHSERPLHRMYEQWHPLGVVGVISAFNFPVAVWSWNAALAWVCGNVVIWKASEKTPLCSIACQQIAQKVFDKHQLPNGISNIVNGDYTVGQWLSADPRIPLISATGSTRMGRAVGAEVAKRFGKSILELGGNNAIIVCPSADMNVVLTSVLFGAVGTSGQRCTTTRRLLIHESIYDVLKQKLSNAYQQLRIGDPLDPNNHVGPLIDRDAVVNYLAALDQISKQGGSFLVAGGVLEGESYSSGCYVKPCVAEINHEAIIVHHETFAPILYLIKFKTLEEAIAIQNEVPQGLSSSIMTKDLQEAEFFLSCSGSDCGIANVNIGTSGAEIGGAFGGEKETGGGRESGSDAWKAYMRRQTNTINYSTQVPLAQGIKFEI; this comes from the coding sequence ATGGATTTATCATTTCTTCAAGAACTCCAACTCCGCGAAGCAAATCCGGGAAGTTGGTGTGGAAGTATTTCATATACTCCAGAATCATATCTAATTTCCAATTCACCGGTCAACGGCAAACAAATCGGAACTGTTGGAATAAGCAGTGCTTCTGATTATGAAGCCATCATGCAGCAAGCTCAAGAAGCATTTTTAATATGGCGATCCGTTCCTGCCCCAAAACGGGGAGAACTTGTTAAAGAAATCGGTGATGAATTGGCTAAGCATAAAACGGCATTGGGCAAGTTGGTTTCTTATGAAATGGGAAAAAGTCTACAAGAAGGACTCGGTGAAGTTCAGGAAATGATAGATATCTGCATTTTTGCTGCAGGCTTGTCTCGTCAACTTTATGGTTTAACAATGCATTCAGAAAGGCCGCTGCACCGAATGTATGAGCAATGGCATCCTTTGGGTGTTGTTGGAGTCATTTCAGCATTTAATTTTCCGGTTGCTGTTTGGTCCTGGAATGCTGCATTAGCCTGGGTATGCGGCAATGTAGTGATTTGGAAAGCTTCTGAGAAAACACCCCTCTGTAGTATCGCTTGTCAACAGATTGCACAAAAAGTATTTGACAAACACCAGTTGCCAAATGGGATTTCAAACATTGTCAACGGTGATTATACCGTCGGACAATGGTTGAGTGCAGATCCACGCATTCCTTTGATATCCGCTACAGGTTCTACACGAATGGGAAGAGCGGTAGGTGCTGAAGTTGCCAAACGTTTTGGAAAATCTATTTTAGAATTGGGAGGCAACAATGCAATCATTGTTTGTCCAAGTGCAGATATGAATGTAGTATTAACATCTGTGTTATTTGGAGCGGTGGGCACATCCGGACAGCGATGTACAACAACCCGAAGATTGCTAATTCATGAAAGCATTTATGACGTTTTAAAACAAAAACTTTCAAATGCGTATCAACAACTTCGTATTGGCGATCCATTAGATCCAAACAATCATGTAGGCCCTTTGATTGATCGGGATGCGGTAGTTAATTATTTAGCGGCTTTAGATCAAATTAGCAAGCAAGGTGGTAGCTTTTTGGTAGCAGGTGGTGTGTTGGAAGGTGAATCGTATTCAAGTGGTTGTTATGTCAAACCCTGTGTAGCAGAAATTAACCACGAAGCTATTATTGTACATCACGAGACCTTTGCACCCATTTTATATTTGATCAAATTCAAAACACTCGAAGAGGCAATTGCAATTCAAAATGAAGTACCTCAGGGATTATCATCTTCCATAATGACCAAAGATTTACAGGAAGCAGAATTCTTTTTATCCTGTTCAGGTTCGGATTGTGGCATAGCAAACGTAAACATAGGAACCAGTGGTGCTGAAATCGGCGGTGCTTTTGGAGGAGAAAAAGAAACAGGCGGTGGCCGCGAAAGCGGTTCTGATGCCTGGAAAGCGTATATGAGACGCCAAACCAACACCATCAATTATTCTACTCAGGTTCCTTTAGCTCAGGGAATTAAATTTGAGATTTAA